From Streptomyces sp. NBC_00775, one genomic window encodes:
- a CDS encoding nucleotidyltransferase family protein: MYAGIPPRPPQQTPSPIARLPLDAQLSALRTTLSHNDILLKILERSATLNLPHWYLTAGCLFQTVWNVVTGRPPAHAIKDYDLFYFDATDLSWEAEDAAIRAGREAFSDLPADVEIRNEARVHLWYERKFGVPCPPHDSVESAIDSFASTTCCLGVRLEPDGQWRVYAPHGLADVFNLVVRPNPVLAPREAYETKTARWREAWPELRVMSWPRPARRDPLPRPREAFEKAVDP; the protein is encoded by the coding sequence TTGTACGCCGGAATCCCGCCCCGCCCGCCCCAGCAGACCCCCTCACCGATCGCCCGCCTCCCCCTGGACGCCCAGCTCAGCGCCCTCCGCACGACGCTCTCCCACAACGACATACTCCTGAAAATCCTCGAACGCTCCGCCACCCTGAACCTCCCCCACTGGTACCTCACCGCCGGCTGCCTCTTCCAGACCGTCTGGAACGTCGTCACCGGCCGGCCCCCCGCCCACGCCATCAAGGACTACGACCTCTTCTACTTCGACGCCACGGACCTCTCCTGGGAAGCCGAGGACGCGGCGATCCGCGCCGGCCGCGAGGCCTTCTCCGACCTCCCGGCAGACGTCGAGATCCGCAACGAGGCCCGCGTCCACCTCTGGTACGAGCGGAAATTCGGCGTCCCCTGCCCGCCCCACGACTCCGTGGAGTCAGCGATCGACTCCTTCGCGTCGACGACGTGCTGCCTGGGGGTGCGACTGGAGCCGGACGGCCAGTGGCGGGTCTACGCGCCGCATGGGCTGGCCGACGTCTTCAACCTGGTGGTGCGGCCCAATCCGGTACTGGCGCCTCGGGAGGCGTACGAGACGAAGACGGCGCGGTGGCGGGAGGCGTGGCCGGAGTTGCGGGTCATGTCATGGCCCCGACCTGCGCGGCGCGACCCTCTTCCCCGCCCTCGCGAAGCTTTCGAAAAAGCGGTTGATCCGTGA
- a CDS encoding citrate synthase 2 encodes MSDFVPGLEGVVAFETEIAEPDKEGGALRYRGVDIEDLVGHVSFGNVWGLLVDGAFNPGLPPAEPFPIPVHSGDIRVDVQSALAMLAPVWGLKPLLDIDEKQAREDLARAAVMALSYVAQSARGQGRAMVPQSEIDKAQSVVERFMIRWRGEPDPKHVAAVDAYWTSAAEHGMNASTFTARVIASTGADVAAALSGAVGAMSGPLHGGAPSRVLGMIEEIERTGDADAYVRQALDKGERLMGFGHRVYRAEDPRARVLRRTARELGAPRFEIAEALEKAALAELHARRPDRVLATNVEFWAAIVLDFAEVPAHMFTSMFTCARTAGWSAHILEQKRTGRLVRPSARYIGPGSRSPQDIVGYGDIAH; translated from the coding sequence ATGTCCGACTTCGTACCCGGACTCGAAGGAGTCGTCGCGTTCGAGACGGAGATCGCCGAACCGGATAAGGAGGGCGGCGCACTCCGGTACCGGGGCGTCGACATCGAGGATCTGGTCGGCCACGTCTCCTTCGGCAACGTCTGGGGACTCCTCGTCGACGGCGCCTTCAACCCCGGCCTGCCGCCCGCCGAACCGTTCCCGATCCCCGTCCACTCCGGCGACATCCGCGTCGACGTCCAGTCCGCACTCGCCATGCTCGCCCCCGTCTGGGGCCTCAAACCCCTCCTCGACATCGACGAGAAGCAGGCCCGCGAGGACCTCGCCCGCGCCGCCGTCATGGCCCTCTCCTACGTCGCCCAGTCCGCCCGCGGCCAAGGCCGGGCCATGGTCCCGCAGAGCGAGATCGACAAGGCCCAGTCCGTCGTCGAACGCTTCATGATCCGCTGGCGCGGCGAACCCGACCCCAAGCACGTGGCGGCCGTGGACGCCTACTGGACATCGGCCGCGGAACACGGCATGAACGCCTCCACCTTCACGGCGCGCGTGATCGCGTCCACGGGCGCCGACGTCGCCGCCGCCCTCTCCGGCGCCGTGGGAGCCATGTCCGGCCCCCTGCACGGCGGCGCACCCTCCCGCGTCCTCGGCATGATCGAGGAGATCGAACGCACCGGAGACGCCGACGCCTACGTCAGGCAGGCCCTCGACAAGGGCGAACGCCTCATGGGCTTCGGCCACCGGGTGTACCGCGCCGAGGACCCGCGCGCGCGAGTGCTCCGCCGCACCGCCCGCGAACTCGGCGCCCCCCGCTTCGAGATCGCCGAAGCCCTGGAGAAGGCCGCACTCGCCGAACTCCACGCCCGCCGCCCGGACCGCGTCCTCGCGACGAACGTCGAGTTCTGGGCCGCCATCGTCCTCGACTTCGCCGAGGTCCCGGCCCACATGTTCACCTCGATGTTCACCTGCGCCCGCACCGCCGGCTGGTCCGCGCACATCCTGGAACAGAAGCGCACGGGCCGCCTCGTACGCCCCTCCGCCCGCTACATCGGCCCCGGCTCCCGCAGCCCCCAGGACATCGTGGGCTACGGGGACATCGCGCACTGA
- a CDS encoding SIS domain-containing protein produces the protein MSDSKLAGQFFDAAIGLLQRVRDEDAEDIEAAGTLIADTVAEGGRLFAFGAGHSSLAAQDIVYRAGGLALMNLLAVPGVVGVDVMPATLGSALERVNGLASAVLDSSPVRSGDVLVIISLSGRNALPVEMAMNARALGLKVIGVTSVAYTSETKSRHVSGTYLKDHCDIVLDSKIAVGDAELTIDAIEAPFAPASTVVTTALLQAVMATAAGALADRGIEPPLLRSGNVDGGHEWNGRVMTEYGDRIFYRR, from the coding sequence ATGAGCGACAGCAAGCTGGCCGGGCAGTTCTTCGACGCCGCGATCGGCCTGTTGCAGCGGGTTCGTGACGAGGACGCCGAGGACATCGAGGCGGCCGGCACCCTGATCGCCGACACCGTCGCCGAAGGCGGCCGGCTCTTCGCCTTCGGCGCCGGACACTCCTCGCTCGCCGCGCAGGACATCGTCTACCGCGCGGGCGGCCTCGCCCTGATGAACCTGCTCGCCGTACCGGGCGTCGTCGGCGTCGACGTCATGCCCGCGACGCTCGGCTCCGCCCTGGAGCGGGTGAACGGCCTCGCGAGCGCCGTCCTGGACTCCAGCCCGGTCCGCTCCGGCGACGTACTCGTGATCATCTCGCTCTCCGGCCGCAACGCGCTCCCCGTCGAAATGGCCATGAACGCCCGCGCGCTGGGCCTGAAGGTCATCGGCGTCACCTCGGTCGCCTACACCTCCGAGACGAAGTCCCGGCATGTCTCGGGCACCTACCTGAAGGACCACTGCGACATCGTCCTCGACTCGAAGATCGCGGTCGGCGACGCGGAACTCACCATCGACGCGATCGAGGCCCCCTTCGCCCCCGCCTCCACCGTCGTCACCACGGCCCTCCTCCAGGCCGTCATGGCCACGGCGGCGGGCGCCCTGGCCGACCGGGGCATCGAACCGCCGCTCCTGCGCTCGGGCAACGTCGACGGCGGCCACGAGTGGAACGGCCGCGTGATGACGGAGTACGGGGACCGGATCTTCTACCGGCGCTGA
- a CDS encoding enoyl-CoA hydratase family protein, with translation MTVVHRAHERAVTTLTLDSPDNRNALSAVLVGELADGLTRCGKDSDVRAIVLTHTGNTFCAGADLRDPPHPDALVGLLRQIIELRKPVLARVTGHVRAGGLGLLGACDIAAASTEATFAFTEVRIGVAPAVISLPLLPRTDPRALARYYLTGERFDAAEAVRTGLLTATGDDVDAVLAPVLDGLRRASPQGLAETKQLLTAKVLETFDRDAADLTALSARLFSSAQAREGMTAFLERRDPAWVV, from the coding sequence GTGACCGTTGTCCACAGGGCGCACGAACGCGCCGTCACCACCCTCACCCTCGACTCGCCCGACAACCGCAACGCACTCTCGGCCGTGCTCGTGGGCGAACTCGCGGACGGCCTCACCCGGTGCGGCAAGGACAGCGACGTACGCGCGATCGTCCTCACCCACACCGGGAACACATTCTGCGCGGGCGCCGACCTGCGCGACCCGCCGCACCCGGACGCCCTCGTCGGACTGCTGCGGCAGATCATCGAGCTGCGCAAACCCGTGCTGGCCCGGGTGACCGGACACGTGCGGGCGGGCGGACTCGGCCTGCTCGGCGCCTGCGACATCGCGGCCGCCTCCACAGAGGCCACTTTCGCCTTCACGGAGGTACGCATCGGCGTCGCGCCCGCCGTCATCTCCCTCCCCCTGCTGCCCCGCACCGACCCCCGCGCCCTCGCCCGCTACTACCTCACCGGCGAACGCTTCGACGCCGCGGAGGCGGTCCGCACCGGGCTCCTGACGGCCACCGGCGACGACGTCGACGCCGTACTCGCCCCCGTCCTCGACGGTCTGCGCCGCGCCTCCCCCCAGGGCCTCGCCGAGACGAAACAGCTGCTCACGGCTAAGGTGCTGGAAACCTTCGACCGGGACGCGGCCGACCTGACCGCGCTCTCGGCCCGGCTGTTCTCCTCCGCGCAGGCCCGCGAGGGGATGACCGCCTTCCTCGAACGACGGGATCCCGCATGGGTGGTGTGA
- a CDS encoding TetR/AcrR family transcriptional regulator, with protein sequence MGGVSAPENAPNGARLPHVPKQDRSRATRQRLLAAAVSCLAEHGWAGSTVSVVAERAGVSRGAAQHHFPTREDLFTAAVEYVAEERSTALRALFPDGAADRRVVVAALVDLYTGPLFRAALHLWVAASNEEQLRPRVTELEARVGRETHRIAVDLLAADESRSGVRETVQGLLDMARGLGLANLLTDDGGRRERVVEQWGALMEEALG encoded by the coding sequence ATGGGTGGTGTGAGCGCTCCGGAGAACGCGCCGAACGGCGCACGCCTTCCGCATGTCCCCAAACAGGACCGCAGCCGGGCCACCCGGCAGCGGCTCCTGGCGGCCGCCGTGTCCTGCCTCGCCGAACACGGCTGGGCGGGCTCCACGGTCTCCGTCGTCGCCGAACGCGCCGGCGTCTCCCGGGGCGCCGCCCAGCACCACTTCCCGACCCGCGAGGACCTCTTCACCGCGGCCGTCGAATACGTCGCCGAGGAACGCTCCACCGCCCTGCGCGCCCTCTTCCCCGACGGCGCCGCCGACCGCCGCGTCGTCGTCGCCGCCCTCGTCGACCTCTACACCGGCCCCCTCTTCCGCGCCGCCCTCCACCTCTGGGTCGCCGCTTCCAACGAGGAACAGCTCCGCCCCCGCGTCACCGAACTCGAGGCCCGCGTCGGCCGCGAGACCCACCGCATAGCGGTCGACCTCCTCGCCGCCGACGAATCCCGGTCGGGCGTACGCGAAACCGTCCAGGGCCTGCTGGACATGGCGCGCGGTCTGGGCCTCGCCAACCTCCTCACCGACGACGGAGGGCGACGCGAGCGCGTGGTGGAGCAGTGGGGGGCGCTGATGGAAGAGGCGCTCGGCTGA
- the pdxH gene encoding pyridoxamine 5'-phosphate oxidase, whose translation MRAHYRAEGLDEADLAPHPMDQFARWFNQAAQAAMHGFVHEPNAMVVATADAEGRPSSRTVLLKQYDEQGFVFYTNYDSRKARELAENPYISLLFPWHPMARQVIVTGTARRTGRDETAAYFRTRPHGSQLGAWASAQSSVIHSRDELDASYAELSARYPEGEQVPVPPNWGGFRIAPQSVEFWQGRENRLHDRLRYVAEPDGSWRVERLSP comes from the coding sequence ATGCGTGCGCACTATCGCGCCGAGGGTCTGGACGAGGCGGACCTCGCCCCGCACCCGATGGACCAGTTCGCCCGCTGGTTCAACCAGGCGGCGCAGGCCGCGATGCACGGTTTCGTGCACGAGCCGAACGCGATGGTCGTCGCCACGGCGGACGCCGAGGGCCGGCCGAGCTCACGCACGGTGCTGCTGAAGCAGTACGACGAGCAGGGCTTCGTCTTCTACACCAACTACGACTCGCGCAAGGCCCGCGAGCTGGCCGAGAACCCGTACATCTCGCTGCTCTTCCCGTGGCATCCGATGGCCCGCCAGGTCATCGTCACCGGCACGGCCCGGCGCACCGGACGCGACGAGACCGCCGCGTACTTCCGCACCCGCCCGCACGGCTCCCAGCTCGGTGCCTGGGCCAGCGCCCAGTCCTCGGTCATCCACTCCCGCGACGAGCTGGATGCCTCCTACGCGGAGTTGAGCGCCCGCTACCCGGAGGGCGAGCAGGTCCCCGTCCCGCCGAACTGGGGTGGTTTCCGGATCGCCCCGCAGTCGGTGGAGTTCTGGCAGGGGCGCGAAAACCGTCTCCACGACCGCCTCCGGTACGTGGCGGAGCCGGACGGCAGCTGGCGGGTGGAGCGGCTCAGCCCCTGA
- a CDS encoding PAS domain-containing protein produces the protein MSASRRSGTTDELGPDEPERDGSDLLAALLDGMDAALCAFDADGVVTHWNREAERILGWTAAEAVGRRGFAGWAVRTADAEEVEGRLLSVMQAPGRQVHEFALLTKDGGRVLVRTQSAAVRGPDGKPAGVYCAFSEVHAQIDLERSIALSEALFEDASWGVVLVDADLRPAVVNAHAARALGTGRTAVLGRPLGDLLSQGVEELESALTHVLAEGAPPAPAEMWVSVRTPEGEKRRCWRSGFLRLASPLTEEPVPLGVGWLFQDVTESKQTEQEAALLRFRANQLHRAARAAAEYEDPGEAATVHLDFSLAGFADHALLDRVAGGSVGDGEGPVRLVRAAATPAGAPGPSVLTGKAGLPVRYGDGHPAVQCVERAGSVRASAGAADAEQAREWAVARQWPQDSVHALCAVLRSRGRTLGVVTFLRGAGRSQFERADATYAEDVAVRIAMALDLEGVVGRS, from the coding sequence GTGAGTGCTTCCCGGCGTAGTGGGACCACCGATGAGCTGGGGCCGGATGAGCCCGAGCGGGATGGTTCGGATCTGCTTGCCGCGCTGTTGGACGGGATGGACGCGGCGCTGTGTGCTTTTGATGCCGATGGTGTCGTGACCCATTGGAATCGGGAGGCCGAGCGGATTCTGGGGTGGACCGCGGCCGAGGCCGTGGGGCGGCGCGGGTTCGCCGGGTGGGCCGTGCGGACCGCGGACGCGGAGGAAGTGGAAGGGCGGCTGTTGTCCGTCATGCAGGCGCCCGGGCGGCAGGTGCATGAGTTCGCCCTCCTCACCAAGGACGGCGGGCGGGTGCTGGTGCGGACTCAGTCGGCCGCCGTGCGCGGTCCCGACGGCAAGCCCGCCGGGGTGTACTGCGCCTTCAGCGAGGTGCATGCCCAGATCGATCTCGAGCGGTCCATCGCGCTGAGCGAGGCGTTGTTCGAGGACGCCAGCTGGGGTGTGGTGCTGGTGGATGCCGACCTGCGGCCCGCCGTCGTCAACGCTCACGCGGCCCGGGCGCTCGGGACGGGGCGTACGGCCGTGCTCGGGCGGCCTCTCGGAGACCTGCTTTCGCAGGGCGTGGAGGAGCTGGAGAGCGCGCTGACCCATGTGCTGGCCGAGGGTGCGCCGCCCGCGCCGGCCGAGATGTGGGTGAGTGTGCGGACGCCGGAGGGCGAGAAGCGGCGGTGCTGGCGGAGTGGGTTCCTGCGGCTCGCCTCGCCGCTGACGGAGGAACCGGTTCCGCTGGGTGTCGGGTGGCTCTTCCAGGATGTGACCGAGTCCAAGCAGACCGAGCAGGAGGCGGCGCTGCTGCGGTTCCGGGCCAATCAGCTGCACCGGGCGGCACGGGCCGCGGCCGAGTACGAGGACCCGGGTGAGGCCGCCACGGTTCACCTCGACTTCTCGCTCGCCGGGTTCGCGGATCATGCGCTGCTCGACCGTGTGGCGGGGGGTTCGGTGGGAGACGGCGAGGGGCCTGTGCGGCTCGTACGGGCCGCCGCCACGCCGGCCGGGGCGCCGGGGCCGAGTGTGCTCACCGGGAAGGCCGGGCTGCCCGTGCGCTACGGGGACGGGCACCCCGCGGTGCAGTGCGTGGAGCGCGCCGGGTCCGTACGGGCCAGCGCGGGCGCCGCCGATGCCGAACAGGCGCGGGAGTGGGCCGTGGCGCGCCAGTGGCCGCAGGACTCGGTGCACGCCCTGTGCGCGGTGCTGCGCAGCCGGGGGCGGACGCTGGGCGTCGTGACGTTTCTGCGGGGGGCGGGGCGCAGCCAGTTCGAGCGGGCGGACGCGACGTACGCGGAGGATGTGGCCGTACGGATCGCGATGGCGCTGGATCTGGAAGGGGTGGTGGGGCGGTCCTGA
- a CDS encoding metal-dependent transcriptional regulator, whose amino-acid sequence MSGLIDTTEMYLRTILELEEEGVVPMRARIAERLDQSGPTVSQTVARMERDGLVAVASDRHLEFTEEGRRLATRVMRKHRLAECLLVDVIGLEWEQVHAEACRWEHVMSEAVERRVLELLRHPTESPYGNPIPGLEELGEKDGADPFLDEGMVSLAELDPGLDGKTVVVRRIGEPIQTDAQLMYTLRRAGVQPGSVVSVTESAGGVLVGSGGEAAELEADIASHVFVAKR is encoded by the coding sequence ATGTCCGGACTGATCGACACCACGGAGATGTATCTCCGCACCATCCTCGAGCTGGAGGAGGAAGGCGTGGTCCCCATGCGCGCCCGGATCGCGGAGCGGCTCGACCAGAGCGGGCCGACGGTCAGCCAGACGGTGGCGCGGATGGAGCGCGACGGCCTCGTAGCGGTCGCCAGCGACCGGCACCTGGAGTTCACCGAGGAAGGGCGGCGGCTGGCCACCCGTGTCATGCGCAAGCACCGCCTCGCGGAGTGCCTGCTCGTCGACGTGATCGGTCTGGAGTGGGAGCAGGTGCACGCCGAGGCGTGTCGCTGGGAGCACGTGATGAGTGAGGCGGTGGAGCGGCGGGTGCTGGAGCTGCTGCGCCACCCGACCGAGTCGCCGTACGGGAATCCGATCCCGGGGCTCGAAGAGCTCGGTGAGAAGGACGGCGCGGACCCGTTCCTGGATGAGGGCATGGTGTCGCTGGCCGAGCTGGACCCGGGTCTCGACGGCAAGACCGTGGTCGTACGGCGTATCGGCGAGCCGATTCAGACGGACGCGCAGCTGATGTACACGCTGCGGCGGGCGGGCGTGCAGCCCGGCTCCGTGGTGAGTGTGACCGAGTCGGCCGGCGGGGTCCTCGTGGGCAGCGGGGGCGAGGCCGCGGAGCTGGAGGCGGACATCGCCTCCCATGTGTTCGTCGCCAAGCGCTAG
- a CDS encoding isopenicillin N synthase family dioxygenase: MTTNTSSSPYQQLPIIDLSAVDRGPQARALLHAQLHSAAHDVGFFQLVGHGVSEGETAALLRAMHRFFALSEADRLAIDNVNSPHFRGYTRTGDERTGGSRDWRDQLDIGAERPARIPGAGEPAYWWLEGPNQWPAALPELRVAALAWVERLSSVAARLLRELLAAIGAPADFYEPVFGSRAHPHLKLVRYPGSAGDGADQGVGAHKDYGFLTLLLQDQVGGLQVQREDGLFHDVPPLPGAFVVNLGELLEVATNGYLVATNHRVVSPPGATERFSVPFFYNPRLDARVEPLPFPHASAAPGVTDDPANPLFAEYGFNELKGKLRAHPLVAARHHAELLTPA; the protein is encoded by the coding sequence ATGACGACGAACACGTCTTCCTCCCCGTACCAGCAGCTTCCGATCATTGATCTCTCCGCGGTCGACCGCGGTCCCCAGGCCCGTGCCCTGCTGCACGCGCAGTTGCACAGTGCCGCCCATGACGTGGGGTTCTTCCAGCTTGTCGGGCATGGGGTGAGCGAGGGTGAGACCGCTGCCCTGCTGCGGGCCATGCACCGGTTCTTCGCGCTTTCCGAGGCCGATCGGCTCGCGATCGACAACGTCAACTCGCCGCATTTCCGCGGGTACACGCGTACGGGAGACGAGCGGACGGGTGGGAGCCGGGACTGGCGGGATCAGCTGGACATCGGGGCTGAGCGGCCTGCTCGGATACCCGGGGCGGGTGAGCCCGCCTATTGGTGGCTGGAGGGGCCGAACCAGTGGCCGGCCGCGCTGCCGGAGCTGCGGGTCGCGGCGCTGGCGTGGGTCGAGCGGCTCAGTTCGGTCGCGGCGCGGCTGTTGCGTGAGCTGCTGGCCGCCATCGGGGCGCCCGCCGATTTCTATGAGCCCGTCTTCGGCTCGCGGGCCCATCCGCATCTGAAGCTGGTGCGGTATCCGGGGAGCGCGGGTGACGGCGCCGATCAGGGTGTCGGTGCGCACAAGGACTACGGGTTTCTGACGCTGCTGCTCCAGGATCAGGTCGGGGGGCTTCAGGTGCAGCGGGAGGACGGGCTGTTCCATGATGTGCCGCCGCTGCCGGGGGCCTTCGTGGTCAACCTGGGTGAGCTGCTGGAGGTGGCCACCAATGGGTACTTGGTGGCGACGAATCACCGGGTGGTGAGTCCGCCGGGGGCCACGGAGCGGTTCTCGGTGCCCTTCTTCTACAACCCGCGGCTTGACGCCCGGGTCGAGCCGTTGCCCTTCCCGCACGCCTCCGCCGCGCCCGGGGTCACGGACGATCCGGCGAATCCGCTGTTCGCCGAGTACGGGTTCAATGAGCTGAAGGGCAAGCTGCGGGCGCATCCGCTGGTCGCCGCCCGTCATCACGCGGAGTTGCTCACGCCCGCGTGA
- a CDS encoding 4-coumarate--CoA ligase family protein → MFRSEYADAPAVEEPIHEAVLGRAAERGDTPALIDGVDGTTLTYGQLDVFHRRLAAAFAETGVRKGDVLALHSPNTIAFPTAFYAATRAGASVTTVHPLATPEEFAKQLRDSGASWIVTVSPLLDTARHAAELVGGIREIFVCDSAPGHRSLVDLLGTTAPEPRIDIDPVTDVAALPYSSGTTGVPKGVMLTHRSIATNLAQLSPLLPMGQGDRILAVLPFFHIYGLTALMNAPLRQGATVVVLPRFDLDTFLAAIQKHHISGLFVAPPIVLALAKHPAVAQYDLSSLKYIISSAAPLDAKLAVACAQRLGLPPIGQGYGMTELSPCTHLVPLDAGNAPPGTVGKLVPGTEMRIVSLDDPDTHLGVGEAGEIAIRGPQVMKGYLGRPDATAAMIDKDGWLHTGDVGYTDADGWLFVVDRVKELIKYKGFQVAPAELEALLLTHPAIADAAVVGVYNDDNNEVPHAYVVRRPSATDLSEGEVMMYVAERVAPYKRVRRVTFIDGIPRAASGKILRRELRGLS, encoded by the coding sequence GTGTTCCGCAGCGAGTACGCAGATGCCCCGGCCGTCGAGGAACCCATCCACGAGGCCGTCCTCGGCCGCGCCGCCGAGCGCGGCGACACACCCGCGCTCATCGACGGCGTCGACGGGACCACGCTCACCTACGGCCAACTGGACGTGTTCCACCGCCGGCTGGCCGCCGCGTTCGCCGAAACGGGCGTCCGCAAGGGCGACGTACTGGCCCTGCACAGCCCGAACACCATCGCCTTCCCGACGGCGTTCTACGCGGCCACGCGCGCGGGGGCCTCGGTCACCACCGTGCACCCGCTCGCCACGCCCGAGGAGTTCGCCAAGCAGCTGCGGGACTCCGGCGCGAGCTGGATCGTGACCGTCTCACCCCTCCTGGACACGGCACGCCACGCCGCCGAACTGGTGGGCGGCATACGGGAGATCTTCGTCTGCGACAGCGCGCCCGGGCATCGTTCGCTGGTCGACCTGCTCGGCACCACCGCGCCCGAACCGCGGATCGACATCGACCCCGTGACGGACGTCGCCGCCCTCCCGTACTCCTCGGGCACCACCGGCGTCCCCAAGGGCGTGATGCTCACCCACCGGTCCATAGCCACCAACCTCGCGCAGCTCTCGCCCCTGCTGCCGATGGGCCAAGGCGACCGCATCCTCGCCGTGCTGCCCTTCTTCCACATCTACGGGCTGACGGCCCTGATGAACGCGCCCCTCAGGCAGGGCGCCACCGTCGTCGTACTGCCCCGGTTCGACCTCGACACCTTCCTCGCGGCCATCCAGAAACACCACATCAGCGGCCTCTTCGTGGCCCCGCCGATCGTCCTCGCGCTCGCCAAGCACCCCGCCGTCGCGCAGTACGACCTGTCGTCCCTGAAGTACATCATTTCCTCCGCCGCACCCCTGGACGCCAAGCTCGCCGTCGCCTGCGCACAGCGCCTCGGACTGCCGCCCATCGGCCAGGGCTACGGCATGACGGAACTGTCGCCCTGCACCCACCTCGTCCCCCTGGACGCCGGGAACGCGCCTCCAGGGACGGTCGGCAAGCTCGTACCGGGCACCGAGATGCGCATCGTCTCCCTCGACGACCCCGACACACACCTGGGCGTCGGCGAGGCCGGCGAGATAGCCATCCGCGGCCCCCAGGTCATGAAGGGCTACCTCGGCCGCCCCGACGCCACCGCCGCGATGATCGACAAGGACGGCTGGCTGCACACCGGAGACGTCGGCTACACGGACGCCGACGGCTGGCTGTTCGTCGTCGACCGCGTCAAGGAACTCATCAAGTACAAGGGCTTCCAGGTCGCCCCCGCCGAACTGGAGGCCCTGCTGCTCACCCACCCCGCCATCGCCGACGCCGCCGTCGTAGGGGTCTACAACGACGACAACAACGAAGTCCCCCACGCCTACGTGGTCCGCCGGCCGTCCGCGACCGACCTCTCCGAAGGAGAGGTCATGATGTACGTCGCCGAACGCGTCGCCCCGTACAAGAGGGTCCGCCGGGTCACCTTCATCGACGGCATCCCCCGGGCGGCCTCCGGGAAGATCCTGCGCCGGGAACTGCGAGGCCTGTCGTGA
- a CDS encoding alpha/beta fold hydrolase, translating into MVRRIDVTGAGGVRLAAWEFADPPKAGLGLDRLDGLDRVERTGEAAEAPGVLLLHGLMGRASHWASTARWLSERHRAVALDQRGHGQSDKAPEAEYTREAYVEDAEAALEQLGLAPAVLIGHAMGALTAWQLAAKRPDLVHGLIICDMRASALGAASQREWEDWFKAWPVPFATLADVRKWFGEDDPWVERPNPSRGEFYAEVMHESPDGWRPVFEPEQMLKSRQTWVYDAHWEELAQVRCPALVVRGLDGELGRAESQEMVRVLPRGQYAEVADAGHLVHYDQPEAWRAAIEPFLDGVLTP; encoded by the coding sequence ATGGTGCGGCGCATCGACGTGACGGGAGCGGGCGGCGTACGCCTGGCTGCCTGGGAGTTCGCCGATCCTCCCAAGGCGGGCCTCGGGCTGGACAGGCTGGACGGGCTGGACAGGGTGGAGCGGACCGGTGAGGCCGCGGAGGCCCCTGGAGTGCTGTTGCTGCACGGCCTCATGGGCCGCGCCTCGCACTGGGCGTCCACCGCCCGCTGGCTCTCCGAGCGGCACCGAGCCGTCGCCCTCGACCAGCGCGGCCACGGCCAGAGCGACAAGGCGCCGGAGGCGGAGTACACGCGCGAGGCCTACGTCGAGGACGCCGAGGCCGCTCTCGAACAGCTCGGCCTCGCCCCGGCTGTCCTCATCGGCCACGCCATGGGCGCGCTGACCGCCTGGCAGCTCGCCGCCAAGCGCCCCGATCTCGTGCACGGCCTGATCATCTGCGACATGCGGGCATCCGCGTTAGGGGCCGCGTCGCAGCGCGAGTGGGAGGACTGGTTCAAGGCCTGGCCCGTCCCCTTCGCCACGCTCGCCGACGTACGGAAGTGGTTCGGCGAGGACGACCCCTGGGTGGAGCGCCCGAACCCGTCCCGCGGCGAGTTCTACGCCGAGGTGATGCACGAGTCGCCGGACGGCTGGCGTCCGGTCTTCGAACCCGAGCAGATGCTCAAGTCCCGCCAGACCTGGGTGTACGACGCCCACTGGGAGGAGCTCGCGCAGGTCCGCTGCCCCGCCCTGGTCGTCCGGGGCCTGGACGGCGAGCTGGGCCGCGCCGAGTCCCAGGAGATGGTCCGCGTCCTGCCGCGCGGCCAGTACGCGGAGGTGGCCGATGCCGGCCACCTCGTGCACTACGACCAGCCGGAGGCGTGGCGCGCGGCCATCGAGCCGTTTCTCGACGGAGTCCTGACCCCCTGA